A genomic segment from Desulfurobacterium pacificum encodes:
- a CDS encoding protoglobin domain-containing protein: MDVKKVIEVYRNLRGFDSQKVNVLKEEKETLSQWADEIVKTFYDIVYGYEETYELVKDKSRDALEKTLREWYLAIVSGEIDEKFWEKQWNVGLIHIAARVSNVYFIAMMNTIREIFTNKTLETYSADKAKELINAFNMITNIIISLVVEGYIEAFTSLSGMDKNLVNTLAQLGAQEIAQKKSE; this comes from the coding sequence GTGGACGTAAAAAAGGTAATAGAAGTTTACAGGAACTTGAGAGGATTTGACTCTCAAAAAGTCAACGTTTTAAAAGAAGAAAAAGAAACTTTATCCCAATGGGCAGACGAAATAGTAAAAACGTTCTACGATATCGTTTACGGATACGAAGAAACGTACGAACTGGTTAAAGATAAAAGTAGAGACGCTTTAGAAAAAACACTAAGAGAATGGTACCTTGCAATTGTAAGTGGTGAAATTGACGAGAAGTTCTGGGAAAAACAGTGGAACGTAGGGTTAATCCATATAGCTGCAAGAGTTTCTAACGTCTACTTCATAGCAATGATGAACACTATAAGAGAAATTTTTACAAACAAAACCCTTGAAACTTACTCCGCAGACAAAGCCAAAGAACTCATTAACGCATTTAACATGATAACAAACATCATCATATCCCTGGTTGTTGAAGGATACATAGAAGCTTTTACAAGCCTTTCCGGTATGGACAAAAACTTAGTTAATACGCTTGCTCAGTTAGGTGCTCAAGAAATTGCTCAAAAGAAAAGCGAATAG
- a CDS encoding NAD(P)/FAD-dependent oxidoreductase, whose protein sequence is MSAKVLVLGGGIGGVETAFALCHKCFDVELISNRDYLYVYPISIWIPTEEYRWEDVTIPLKEIAGRNGFKLTIGEVTGISTKEKKVFLADGTVKEYEYLVIALGGSKVKHKGIENTLSICSEPEQSLKIRDRLKKLIEKGGGIIASGFGGNPKDPSGVRGGPAFEFIFNLDCYLKKKGIRDKFELHFFAPMEKPGIRLGEKNAEKAYQMLDKLNIKRHFGKKIKEFRKDGIVFEDDSFLKTDLTMFIPATDGHPVLKNSDLPLNEAGFVKIEPSCAVPGTNETVWAVGDSAALEGPKWKAKQGHLAEVMGRIVARNLENKIKGIEKRESYLPHLHILCLMDMGPCWMSGALVSRNDKHSRMIPLPFIGHSLKKLWGWYYKASKLKKVPRIPGFDAP, encoded by the coding sequence ATGTCTGCAAAAGTTTTAGTTTTAGGCGGTGGAATAGGCGGAGTAGAAACAGCTTTTGCGCTATGCCATAAATGTTTTGACGTTGAGTTAATTTCAAACCGCGATTACCTGTATGTCTATCCAATCTCTATCTGGATACCCACAGAAGAGTATAGATGGGAAGATGTAACGATACCTTTGAAAGAAATAGCTGGTAGAAACGGTTTCAAGCTAACAATAGGAGAAGTAACAGGCATCTCAACTAAAGAGAAAAAGGTATTCTTAGCAGACGGAACCGTTAAAGAATACGAATACTTAGTAATAGCTTTAGGTGGAAGTAAAGTAAAACACAAAGGAATAGAGAACACACTCTCTATCTGCTCAGAACCTGAGCAATCCCTCAAAATCAGAGATAGATTAAAAAAATTAATAGAAAAAGGGGGTGGAATAATAGCCTCAGGTTTCGGCGGAAATCCTAAAGACCCTTCCGGCGTAAGAGGAGGACCAGCATTTGAATTCATCTTCAACCTTGATTGCTACCTGAAGAAAAAAGGCATAAGAGATAAGTTTGAACTTCACTTCTTCGCTCCCATGGAAAAGCCTGGTATAAGGTTAGGTGAAAAAAATGCAGAAAAAGCTTATCAGATGCTTGATAAGCTGAATATTAAAAGGCATTTTGGCAAAAAGATTAAGGAATTTAGAAAAGATGGAATAGTCTTTGAAGATGATTCCTTCTTAAAAACAGATTTAACCATGTTTATACCTGCAACAGATGGACATCCGGTACTGAAAAATTCAGACTTGCCCCTCAACGAGGCAGGTTTCGTAAAAATAGAACCTTCTTGCGCTGTTCCTGGAACAAACGAAACAGTATGGGCAGTAGGAGATAGTGCAGCTTTAGAAGGACCCAAGTGGAAAGCTAAACAAGGACACTTGGCAGAAGTAATGGGAAGAATCGTTGCAAGAAACCTTGAAAACAAAATAAAAGGTATAGAAAAAAGAGAAAGCTATCTACCACATTTGCATATACTATGCCTTATGGATATGGGACCTTGCTGGATGAGTGGAGCATTGGTATCAAGAAACGATAAACACTCAAGAATGATACCACTACCGTTTATAGGTCACTCCTTAAAAAAACTGTGGGGCTGGTATTACAAAGCAAGTAAGTTAAAGAAAGTCCCGAGAATACCAGGGTTTGATGCGCCGTAA
- a CDS encoding aminotransferase class IV — MEGVGIFETIRVEKGKAILINYHYKRLKESAKELGIPFYLSEEKFEKLLLEECASSEKPVLVRFTLSFNEKFSLKVRECIQRNEVSLLPLPFPKRTYDKLSKYKTTDIAKSLFALETAKSKGFNEALLFSHQNFVSETAFANIFFVKNGIFYTPSLKTGCLPGTRRRVVIEILKEFGIEVVEGFFYLKDLLNADEIFITSAREDIVKVKKIGNRKTQETTGISWSERIKNVITTKFT, encoded by the coding sequence ATGGAAGGGGTGGGGATTTTTGAAACGATAAGAGTTGAAAAAGGTAAGGCTATACTTATTAACTACCACTATAAGAGGTTAAAAGAAAGCGCCAAAGAGTTAGGAATACCGTTCTACCTAAGTGAAGAAAAATTTGAAAAATTATTGTTAGAAGAGTGTGCTTCTTCAGAAAAACCCGTTTTAGTCAGATTTACGCTCAGCTTTAACGAAAAATTTTCACTTAAAGTAAGAGAGTGTATCCAAAGAAACGAAGTTTCACTTCTACCTTTACCTTTTCCCAAAAGAACCTACGATAAACTTTCTAAATACAAGACAACAGATATAGCCAAAAGCTTATTTGCACTTGAAACGGCTAAGTCAAAAGGCTTTAATGAGGCGCTTCTTTTTTCCCACCAAAACTTCGTTTCAGAAACAGCTTTCGCCAATATTTTCTTCGTCAAAAACGGCATCTTTTACACTCCTTCTCTTAAAACCGGCTGCTTACCGGGAACACGAAGAAGAGTAGTCATAGAGATATTAAAAGAGTTTGGAATTGAAGTGGTAGAGGGATTTTTCTACTTAAAAGACCTTTTAAATGCCGATGAAATATTTATAACATCGGCAAGAGAAGATATAGTAAAAGTAAAGAAGATAGGAAATAGAAAAACACAAGAAACAACAGGAATTAGCTGGAGCGAACGAATAAAAAACGTTATTACCACTAAGTTTACTTAA
- a CDS encoding type IV pilus twitching motility protein PilT — protein MARGIVDLLKEVVDRKASDLHIAPGSPPRLRINGDLVPLTEYGVLSASDTKNLIYSVLTDMQKKKLEEELELDFSFGIKGVARFRGNAYYQRSSLAAAFRLIPFSIPPFSELGLPSVIETFAHKDKGLVLVTGPTGSGKSTTLASLLDIVNETYPYHIITIEDPIEFVYEHKKSLVTQRELGSDTKSFARALRAALREDPDVILVGEMRDPETIEAALTAAETGHLVFSTLHTNSTIETINRIVDVFPAEKQSQVRTQLSFVLIGAIAQKLLKRKDGRGRVVAAEVFIPTPAIRNLIRENKLHQIYSLMQTGQAATGMITMNQSLAKLYLDGLIDLEEAKRVSPDPKELESLIRAYSKGI, from the coding sequence ATGGCAAGAGGGATAGTTGACCTTCTTAAGGAAGTTGTTGATAGAAAAGCTTCAGACCTTCACATTGCTCCTGGAAGTCCTCCTCGTTTAAGGATTAACGGCGACCTTGTTCCTCTTACCGAGTATGGCGTTCTTTCTGCATCTGATACTAAGAATTTGATATACAGCGTTCTTACTGATATGCAAAAGAAAAAATTAGAAGAAGAGTTAGAACTTGACTTTTCTTTTGGAATAAAGGGTGTAGCTCGCTTTAGAGGCAATGCCTACTATCAAAGGTCTTCTTTAGCAGCAGCTTTCAGGTTAATTCCTTTTAGCATTCCTCCTTTTTCAGAATTAGGGTTACCTTCAGTAATAGAAACTTTTGCCCATAAAGACAAAGGACTTGTCTTGGTTACTGGTCCTACCGGTTCTGGTAAATCAACTACCTTGGCTTCACTTCTTGATATAGTGAACGAGACTTATCCTTATCATATCATTACTATTGAAGACCCTATTGAGTTCGTTTACGAACATAAAAAATCTCTGGTGACTCAAAGGGAGTTAGGTAGTGATACCAAGTCTTTTGCCAGAGCTTTGAGAGCAGCTCTCCGTGAAGACCCAGACGTTATATTGGTAGGTGAAATGAGAGACCCAGAAACTATTGAAGCTGCCCTGACTGCAGCTGAAACAGGTCATTTAGTATTTTCCACTTTGCACACGAATTCAACTATTGAAACGATTAACCGTATTGTTGACGTTTTCCCTGCAGAGAAACAGTCTCAGGTCAGAACGCAACTTTCTTTTGTCTTGATTGGGGCTATTGCACAAAAGTTATTAAAGCGAAAAGATGGAAGAGGGAGAGTAGTAGCAGCGGAAGTGTTCATTCCTACTCCTGCTATTAGAAATCTCATAAGAGAAAATAAGTTGCATCAGATTTATTCTTTAATGCAAACAGGTCAAGCAGCTACAGGAATGATTACCATGAATCAATCTTTAGCTAAGCTCTACCTTGACGGCTTAATAGATTTGGAAGAAGCTAAAAGGGTGTCTCCAGACCCTAAAGAACTTGAATCCTTAATTAGAGCTTATTCTAAAGGAATATAA
- a CDS encoding undecaprenyl-diphosphate phosphatase, producing the protein MNLFDAVVLGIVEGVTEFLPISSTGHMILVSSLLGIKQNTFEKTFEIVIQLGAILAVLWIYKDRLSKDIALWKKLIVAFIPTGILGLLFHKYFEALFSDKVVATMLIVWGVIFIVVELFYNKLSHSIKDVDKLPYWKAVMVGIFQSLAMVPGTSRSGSTIIGGMLLGMDRKTATEFSFLLAIPTMFAASGFELVKNASSFTLDGIGILAVGFITAFTFAFLSVKWLLSFIKTHSFIPFGIYRIALGILVFLLLSVFNLQ; encoded by the coding sequence TTGAACCTGTTTGATGCAGTCGTTTTGGGGATAGTGGAAGGTGTAACGGAGTTTTTACCCATATCTTCTACAGGTCATATGATTTTAGTTTCTTCTCTTTTGGGGATTAAGCAAAACACTTTTGAAAAAACTTTTGAAATAGTCATTCAACTTGGAGCGATTTTGGCTGTTCTATGGATATACAAAGACAGACTTTCAAAGGATATAGCTCTCTGGAAAAAACTTATTGTAGCTTTTATTCCGACGGGGATTTTAGGACTGCTGTTTCACAAGTACTTTGAAGCGCTTTTTAGCGATAAAGTTGTGGCAACGATGCTTATCGTATGGGGCGTTATCTTCATTGTGGTAGAGCTGTTTTACAATAAACTTTCTCATTCAATAAAAGATGTTGATAAGCTGCCTTACTGGAAGGCGGTGATGGTGGGGATTTTTCAATCTTTAGCTATGGTTCCAGGAACTTCCCGTTCCGGCTCAACAATAATTGGCGGGATGCTCTTAGGAATGGATAGAAAAACGGCGACGGAATTTTCTTTTCTACTTGCTATTCCTACGATGTTTGCTGCATCAGGTTTTGAATTAGTAAAAAATGCTTCCTCTTTTACTTTGGATGGAATTGGAATTTTAGCTGTTGGGTTCATTACCGCTTTTACATTTGCTTTCCTTTCCGTTAAGTGGCTTCTCTCATTTATTAAGACACACTCTTTTATTCCTTTTGGTATCTATAGAATAGCTCTTGGAATCTTAGTTTTTTTATTGCTGTCAGTTTTTAATTTACAGTAG
- a CDS encoding type II secretion system F family protein has translation MPVYKYVGRDVFNRLRRGRVEADNPEVAKNLILARGVVAIEKLKEDKGFLSKEISLSLLDRVSLKDIVLFTRQLYAMVHAGIPIVNALKILKEQIPNRRLKAISEDMATFIEEGGRFSTALSKYRNIFGDLYISMVRAAEEAGTLEETLKRLAEHLEKIEKLRGKVKSAMFYPVFVTIVATVIIVGILVFVIPTFQKLYESLGGKLPALTQFVINLSNWLRDYIGWFVFGLVILVVLLIQLRKIRKVRYVMDAFLLKLPIFGELVLKSSIANFSRTLASMLASGLNVLDALDIAGDTSNNEVIKKAILGVREQVERGVSIGTALARYRVFPPMLVNMVSIGEEAGTVDQMLEKVAEFYEEEVDRTVDALTSLIEPLMIVFIGGAIGFIIVAMYLPIFKIGELIK, from the coding sequence ATGCCAGTTTATAAGTACGTTGGAAGAGATGTTTTTAACAGACTAAGAAGAGGAAGGGTTGAAGCCGATAATCCTGAAGTTGCAAAAAACCTTATCCTCGCACGTGGTGTAGTAGCTATTGAAAAACTAAAAGAGGATAAGGGTTTTTTAAGTAAGGAGATAAGCCTTTCTCTTTTGGATAGAGTTTCTCTTAAAGATATTGTTCTGTTTACTCGTCAGCTTTATGCGATGGTTCATGCAGGAATTCCTATAGTTAATGCTTTGAAAATTTTGAAAGAACAGATTCCTAACAGAAGGTTAAAAGCAATTTCAGAAGATATGGCTACTTTTATAGAGGAAGGGGGAAGGTTTTCTACTGCTCTTTCTAAATATAGAAATATTTTCGGAGACTTGTATATAAGTATGGTAAGGGCAGCAGAAGAAGCAGGAACCCTTGAGGAAACTTTAAAAAGATTGGCAGAACATTTAGAAAAGATAGAGAAACTCAGAGGTAAAGTTAAAAGTGCAATGTTTTATCCTGTTTTCGTTACGATTGTTGCAACGGTTATCATAGTTGGTATATTGGTTTTCGTTATTCCTACATTTCAGAAGCTTTATGAGAGCCTTGGAGGAAAACTACCTGCATTAACGCAGTTTGTCATTAATTTAAGTAATTGGTTGAGGGATTATATAGGTTGGTTTGTATTTGGTTTGGTTATTTTGGTAGTTCTTCTAATTCAGTTGAGGAAAATAAGAAAAGTTAGGTATGTAATGGACGCTTTCCTTCTTAAATTACCTATATTTGGGGAGTTAGTGCTTAAAAGTAGTATTGCTAATTTTTCAAGAACTTTAGCGTCTATGCTTGCAAGCGGTTTGAACGTTTTGGACGCTCTTGATATTGCGGGGGACACTTCTAACAACGAAGTAATTAAAAAAGCTATTTTAGGTGTGAGGGAACAGGTAGAGAGAGGTGTTTCTATAGGAACGGCTTTAGCCAGATACCGGGTTTTTCCTCCCATGCTTGTTAATATGGTTTCTATAGGTGAAGAAGCTGGAACTGTTGACCAGATGCTTGAGAAAGTAGCCGAGTTCTACGAAGAGGAAGTTGATAGAACAGTAGATGCATTAACGTCTCTTATAGAACCTTTGATGATAGTTTTTATAGGTGGAGCTATAGGTTTCATTATAGTGGCTATGTACTTACCGATATTCAAGATAGGTGAATTGATTAAGTAA
- a CDS encoding clostripain-related cysteine peptidase, which produces MKRFFFLLSVLVSFLFVSCGGGGNSSYVYSGSFLASYVKGLKVCVEGGGCTYTDSSGYFVLDVPFSGARVSFYKDNVLIGTYIPKTSSFVVTPFLLTSNSTVGSALAKIIHGMVGDVNGTSQIVDLSKVRIVNSTSTNLVKTLEENKTVVLDVDFNGTLMSINATSDNVTLCVSGNCSEVNYRDWLVLIYMDGDNSLSSETGADLTELADVVYSPQVKVVVLKDTYGVTGGTIYDYNYTTASFDEIPVSEPDMGNSSTLVNFVESYAVKYPASNIALIMWDHGDGWRSINYDANYRVAAIDETSNDYLFMHELREALQKLESDGIKVNLIGFDECLMGSLEVFYDIKDYTDVIVASEVTEPFDGWNYSYVMEAINNNPSLDAYGFGKAIVDAYKKAYSSGTDTYTMIAVKSSDVDALVKDINEFVDLLNNTTYDCFYSARQSQTTISDSLGAIDLGNFAYELGKCLSNTYVSDIINRINSFYKYVSDSSVSGISIFFPNSDEVAEYDYYFANVTNPVEIAVGDAVDANYYNPFTETTWDDFLKKYFGY; this is translated from the coding sequence TTGAAGAGATTTTTCTTCCTGCTATCTGTTCTGGTATCTTTTCTTTTTGTTTCTTGTGGCGGTGGTGGAAACAGTTCTTACGTTTATTCCGGAAGTTTTTTAGCCAGTTACGTTAAAGGTTTGAAGGTATGCGTTGAAGGAGGAGGATGCACATATACAGATAGTTCTGGTTATTTCGTTTTGGACGTACCTTTTAGTGGAGCACGTGTGAGTTTTTATAAAGATAATGTTCTTATAGGGACTTATATACCTAAAACTTCATCTTTTGTTGTGACGCCGTTTTTATTAACTTCAAATTCAACTGTTGGTAGTGCTCTGGCAAAAATAATTCACGGTATGGTAGGTGACGTGAATGGGACTTCGCAAATTGTTGATTTGTCTAAAGTGAGGATAGTTAATTCTACATCTACAAATTTAGTGAAAACTTTAGAGGAAAATAAAACTGTTGTTCTTGATGTGGATTTTAATGGAACTTTAATGTCTATTAATGCTACTTCCGATAATGTTACTCTGTGTGTTAGTGGTAACTGTTCTGAAGTTAATTATAGAGATTGGCTGGTTCTGATTTATATGGATGGAGACAATAGTTTAAGTAGTGAAACTGGTGCAGATTTAACCGAACTGGCGGACGTGGTTTATTCTCCGCAGGTGAAAGTTGTTGTTCTTAAAGACACTTATGGTGTGACGGGTGGAACGATTTATGATTATAACTATACGACAGCTTCTTTTGATGAAATTCCTGTATCTGAACCTGATATGGGAAATTCCTCTACGCTTGTTAATTTTGTAGAGAGTTATGCAGTTAAATATCCGGCTTCTAATATCGCTTTAATCATGTGGGACCATGGAGATGGATGGAGGAGTATTAATTATGATGCCAATTATAGGGTAGCAGCTATAGATGAGACAAGTAATGACTATCTATTTATGCACGAATTAAGGGAAGCTTTACAGAAGCTGGAAAGTGATGGTATAAAGGTTAACCTGATAGGATTTGACGAATGTTTGATGGGGAGCTTAGAAGTTTTTTATGACATTAAGGATTATACTGATGTTATTGTAGCTTCGGAGGTTACGGAACCTTTTGATGGCTGGAATTATTCTTACGTTATGGAGGCTATAAATAATAATCCTTCTTTAGATGCTTATGGTTTTGGAAAAGCAATTGTTGATGCTTATAAAAAAGCTTACTCTTCAGGAACAGATACTTACACTATGATTGCTGTTAAAAGTTCTGATGTAGATGCTTTAGTAAAGGACATTAATGAGTTTGTAGATTTATTGAATAACACTACTTATGACTGTTTTTATAGTGCGCGTCAAAGCCAGACAACAATATCTGATAGTTTGGGAGCTATAGATTTAGGTAATTTTGCATACGAACTTGGTAAATGTTTGTCCAATACTTATGTTTCCGATATTATCAATAGAATTAACTCTTTCTATAAGTACGTTTCAGATTCCAGTGTATCTGGTATTTCAATATTTTTCCCTAATTCGGATGAGGTTGCCGAATATGACTATTACTTTGCGAATGTTACTAATCCTGTAGAGATTGCTGTTGGTGATGCGGTAGATGCAAATTACTATAACCCGTTTACAGAAACTACGTGGGATGACTTTTTGAAAAAATATTTTGGTTATTAA
- the thiL gene encoding thiamine-phosphate kinase yields MKLDEFSLISFLSRKLSIFQPEVLIGIGDDTAVVKNGNKYSFYTTDVLVENVHFLDNWKSNVPDFYYFLGRKLITISASDVASMGGMPVYGLINLLIPEVYDLKELEEFYEGVSELCNELRISVIGGDTSKSSAKTFSFFLIGEGKKFMLRSNAKPGDLVAVTGTLGDSAAGLEQLLKKEIKVFPLVERFLNPTSRVREGVEVSNLGVITCTDVSDSLVFNLYTIAESSGIAIKVDSKNIPLSPHLLTYTTGSREKALRYALYGGEDYELIVTFEESLLSGVESLGFTVIGEVVEGEGVFVDNKKVEKKGYNHFGGER; encoded by the coding sequence ATGAAATTAGATGAATTTTCTCTTATTTCATTCCTTTCTCGTAAACTGTCCATTTTTCAACCTGAAGTGTTGATTGGTATTGGTGATGATACTGCTGTAGTGAAGAATGGTAATAAATACTCTTTTTATACCACCGATGTTTTAGTTGAAAACGTTCATTTTTTGGACAATTGGAAAAGCAACGTTCCTGACTTTTATTACTTTTTAGGAAGAAAACTGATAACCATCTCTGCAAGCGATGTAGCTTCTATGGGTGGAATGCCCGTTTATGGATTAATTAACCTTTTAATTCCAGAAGTATATGATTTAAAAGAGTTGGAAGAGTTTTATGAAGGAGTTTCCGAGTTATGTAATGAGCTAAGGATTTCTGTTATTGGAGGTGATACTTCAAAGAGTTCTGCTAAAACTTTTTCTTTTTTCTTAATAGGAGAAGGAAAAAAGTTTATGCTACGTTCTAACGCTAAGCCTGGAGATTTGGTTGCTGTTACGGGAACTTTGGGTGATAGTGCTGCTGGTTTGGAACAATTGTTGAAAAAGGAAATAAAGGTTTTTCCGTTAGTTGAAAGGTTTTTAAACCCAACTTCAAGAGTTAGAGAAGGTGTAGAGGTTTCAAATTTGGGTGTTATAACGTGTACTGATGTTAGTGATAGTCTTGTTTTTAATTTATACACGATAGCTGAATCTTCAGGGATTGCTATCAAGGTGGATAGTAAGAACATTCCCCTCTCTCCCCACCTCCTTACATACACTACCGGTAGCCGTGAAAAAGCTTTAAGGTATGCCCTTTACGGTGGGGAAGATTATGAATTAATAGTTACTTTTGAAGAATCACTTCTTAGTGGTGTGGAATCTTTGGGTTTTACGGTGATTGGTGAAGTTGTTGAGGGAGAAGGCGTTTTTGTTGACAATAAAAAGGTTGAAAAGAAAGGGTACAACCACTTTGGAGGTGAACGTTGA